From one Sphingomonas sp. BT-65 genomic stretch:
- a CDS encoding FGGY family carbohydrate kinase: MSGPVILAIDQGTTNTKALLVAPDGTVLASRARPMQVTYPQPGWAEQSASDIWEAVAALIAELVAAAPGSEIAALAISNQRETVVLWEAATGRPLAPAVIWQCARSAERCAALRAAGLQDEIVSRSGLGIDPLFPAAKIAWLLDSIPGARDRAANGDIRAGTIDSWLLWNLTGGQVHATDHSNASRTQLFNLDTLDWDEALARIFDVPLNILPRIAPSDSGFGAVVSGLTALPAGTPVQVLLGDSHAALFAHGIHAPGRVKATIGTGSSLMAATAGRARSSHGLSSTIAWSRANGGAQHALEGNISVSGHAAAFATALLGLSDEQALTNLAASVESSEGVVVVPALAGLGAPHWQSGARGTISGMTLATRPAHVARATLEAIALQIGDVLDAIAADLGIDLPELSIDGGAARNPLLAQLLADLTGRAIARPEIAEASALGVARMAAEALGLAGISAATAAERFEPQLAPDAREAIRRNWRESVTDVVARANRAPPG, from the coding sequence CCGATGCAGGTGACCTATCCGCAGCCCGGCTGGGCCGAGCAATCTGCGTCGGACATCTGGGAAGCGGTCGCCGCGCTGATCGCCGAGCTGGTCGCCGCCGCGCCGGGTTCGGAGATCGCCGCGCTCGCCATCTCCAACCAGCGCGAGACCGTGGTGCTGTGGGAGGCCGCGACTGGCCGCCCGCTCGCCCCCGCGGTGATCTGGCAATGCGCGCGCTCGGCCGAACGCTGCGCCGCATTGCGCGCCGCAGGGCTGCAAGACGAGATCGTCTCGCGCAGCGGCCTCGGCATCGACCCGCTCTTCCCCGCCGCCAAGATCGCCTGGCTGCTCGACTCGATCCCCGGCGCCCGCGACCGCGCAGCGAACGGCGATATCCGGGCCGGCACGATCGACAGCTGGCTGCTGTGGAACCTCACCGGCGGGCAGGTCCACGCCACTGACCACAGCAACGCCTCGCGTACCCAGCTGTTCAACCTCGACACGCTTGATTGGGACGAAGCGCTGGCGCGCATCTTCGACGTGCCGCTAAACATCCTGCCGCGCATCGCGCCGTCGGACAGCGGCTTCGGCGCCGTCGTGTCCGGCCTCACCGCGCTGCCCGCGGGCACGCCGGTGCAGGTGCTGCTCGGCGACAGCCACGCCGCGCTGTTCGCGCACGGCATCCACGCGCCCGGCCGGGTCAAGGCGACGATCGGCACCGGCAGCTCGCTGATGGCCGCGACCGCAGGCCGGGCGCGCTCGTCGCACGGCCTGTCGAGCACGATCGCGTGGAGCCGCGCCAATGGCGGAGCGCAGCACGCGCTCGAGGGCAACATCTCGGTCTCGGGCCATGCCGCCGCCTTCGCGACGGCGCTGCTCGGCCTGTCCGACGAACAGGCGCTCACCAATCTCGCGGCGAGCGTCGAGAGTAGCGAAGGCGTGGTGGTCGTCCCCGCGCTTGCCGGGCTCGGCGCGCCGCACTGGCAATCCGGCGCGCGCGGCACGATCAGCGGCATGACGCTCGCCACCCGCCCCGCGCATGTCGCCCGCGCCACGCTCGAGGCGATCGCGCTCCAGATCGGCGACGTGCTTGATGCAATCGCCGCCGATCTCGGCATCGACCTGCCCGAGCTCTCGATCGACGGCGGCGCCGCGCGCAACCCGTTGCTCGCGCAGCTCCTCGCCGACTTAACCGGACGCGCCATCGCCCGGCCCGAGATCGCCGAAGCCAGCGCGCTCGGCGTCGCCCGCATGGCCGCCGAAGCGCTCGGCCTCGCCGGCATCAGCGCGGCGACCGCCGCCGAGCGTTTCGAACCGCAGCTCGCGCCCGACGCGCGCGAAGCGATCCGCCGCAACTGGCGCGAGAGCGTGACTGACGTCGTCGCCCGCGCCAACCGGGCGCCGCCCGGCTGA